Proteins found in one Candidatus Nitrosopelagicus brevis genomic segment:
- a CDS encoding KamA family radical SAM protein, whose product MAQTTNPQESLWGVDSSPAIKSYTLSNLRKIPQIEKFTEEQIFEMEVVAQVLPFKANNYVIEQLIDWDNVPGDSMFNLTFPQKHMLKSEHYGMMASVLKNNPAPKEIKAMADKIRLELNPHPAGQMELNVPVLKDGTKLYGMQHKYKETTLFFPSQGQTCHAYCSFCFRWPQFVGMDEMKFAMKEGDELAQYVREHPEISDILFTGGDPMIMPAKIFSAYIDTLLDADLPNLKTIRIGTKALSYWPYKFVSDKDYQETLETFRRVNKKGIHLAIMAHFNHLAELKTGAVKLAIKNVRETGAQIRTQSPLLTNINDDADMWAEMWQKQVELGCIPYYMFVVRDTGAQHYFGVPLVKAHKIFQQAIQKVSGLGRTVRGPSMSATPGKVQIDGVAEVNGTKVMVFRMLQGRNPEWVNRPFFAKYDENAIWLDDLKPAFEDKFFFEDELNEIKQQKKQSMNS is encoded by the coding sequence ATGGCGCAAACAACTAATCCACAAGAATCTCTTTGGGGTGTTGATTCTTCACCAGCGATCAAATCATACACACTTTCAAACCTGAGGAAAATTCCACAAATTGAAAAGTTTACCGAAGAGCAAATTTTTGAAATGGAGGTAGTTGCACAAGTTTTACCCTTCAAGGCAAATAATTACGTAATTGAACAATTGATTGATTGGGATAATGTGCCTGGAGATTCAATGTTTAATCTAACATTCCCACAAAAACACATGCTCAAATCCGAACATTATGGCATGATGGCTTCTGTTTTAAAAAATAATCCAGCTCCAAAAGAAATCAAAGCTATGGCAGATAAAATTAGATTAGAATTAAACCCACATCCTGCAGGACAAATGGAACTAAATGTTCCAGTTCTAAAAGATGGAACCAAACTTTACGGAATGCAACACAAATACAAAGAAACAACCCTCTTTTTCCCAAGTCAAGGACAAACATGTCATGCATATTGTAGCTTTTGCTTTAGATGGCCACAATTCGTTGGTATGGATGAAATGAAATTTGCAATGAAAGAAGGAGATGAACTAGCACAGTATGTTAGAGAGCATCCTGAAATTTCAGATATTTTGTTTACTGGAGGAGACCCAATGATAATGCCCGCAAAAATATTTTCTGCTTACATCGATACACTACTTGATGCAGATTTACCAAACTTGAAAACAATTCGAATAGGAACCAAAGCTTTGTCTTATTGGCCATACAAATTCGTCTCTGACAAAGACTATCAAGAAACACTTGAAACATTTAGACGAGTAAACAAAAAAGGAATTCATCTTGCAATAATGGCGCATTTCAACCATTTGGCAGAATTAAAAACAGGTGCAGTAAAACTTGCAATTAAAAATGTTAGAGAAACAGGTGCACAAATCAGAACTCAATCTCCACTTCTCACCAACATTAACGATGATGCAGACATGTGGGCTGAAATGTGGCAAAAACAGGTAGAACTTGGTTGTATTCCATACTACATGTTTGTTGTAAGAGATACCGGGGCACAACACTACTTTGGAGTACCTCTAGTCAAAGCACACAAAATTTTCCAACAAGCAATTCAAAAAGTAAGCGGATTAGGACGAACCGTTAGAGGTCCATCTATGTCAGCTACGCCAGGAAAAGTACAGATTGACGGAGTTGCAGAAGTAAATGGAACTAAAGTTATGGTTTTCAGAATGCTTCAGGGAAGAAATCCAGAGTGGGTAAATCGTCCGTTCTTTGCAAAATATGATGAAAACGCAATATGGCTTGATGATCTTAAACCTGCATTTGAAGACAAATTCTTCTTTGAAGACGAATTAAATGAAATTAAACAACAAAAAAAGCAAAGCATGAATAGTTAA
- a CDS encoding hemerythrin domain-containing protein, translated as MSASEFLRNEHQDILRLEKVITKSYKALYAGADIPFSDIDKINFLIAEFLDSVHFTREEGSYFPCVASYDHLNKEIRELLIEHEFSRNIARSISKNLKLWKEGQDKREPVARFLSVYSTFLIEHMKREEAFFEKAENEILSKEEEQEMFEQFQSISAIAEKVTSLLKDIDYLESQNWAK; from the coding sequence ATGAGCGCCAGTGAATTTCTGCGAAATGAACATCAGGATATCCTACGTCTTGAAAAAGTAATTACAAAATCCTACAAAGCATTGTATGCTGGAGCAGACATACCATTTTCTGATATAGATAAGATTAATTTTCTAATTGCAGAATTTTTAGACTCTGTACATTTTACAAGAGAAGAAGGCTCATACTTTCCATGTGTTGCATCCTACGATCATCTAAACAAGGAAATTCGTGAGCTGTTAATTGAACATGAATTTAGTAGAAATATTGCAAGATCAATTTCAAAAAATCTAAAACTATGGAAAGAAGGTCAAGACAAACGTGAACCGGTTGCTAGATTTTTGAGCGTATATTCGACTTTTCTAATAGAACACATGAAAAGAGAAGAAGCATTTTTTGAAAAGGCTGAAAATGAAATTCTCTCAAAAGAAGAAGAACAAGAAATGTTTGAGCAGTTTCAATCAATATCGGCAATTGCAGAAAAGGTAACCTCTCTTCTCAAAGACATTGATTATTTAGAATCTCAAAACTGGGCAAAATAA
- the cysC gene encoding adenylyl-sulfate kinase gives MAFCLWMTGLPCSGKTTIVRKLAETIPNLAILDGDELREWFSPKDFSKEARDEHNRRVAHLSKLLLKHNVPMGVSLISPYKENRANAREIIGDDTKFFEVYVNASLAQCEERDVKGMYAKARSGEIKGFTGIDDPYEAPDSADLVLDTENKSLDESAAEVLEFLKSKNLI, from the coding sequence ATGGCATTTTGTTTATGGATGACTGGTTTACCTTGTTCAGGTAAGACCACAATAGTAAGAAAACTTGCTGAAACCATACCAAATCTAGCCATTTTAGATGGAGACGAACTAAGAGAATGGTTCTCACCAAAGGACTTTTCAAAAGAAGCAAGAGATGAGCACAACAGAAGAGTTGCTCATTTATCAAAATTGCTTCTAAAGCACAACGTTCCAATGGGCGTATCACTAATCAGCCCATACAAGGAAAATCGTGCAAATGCAAGAGAGATAATTGGTGATGATACAAAATTCTTTGAAGTTTATGTCAATGCATCATTAGCACAATGTGAAGAGCGTGATGTCAAAGGAATGTATGCAAAAGCCCGTTCTGGAGAAATCAAAGGATTCACCGGAATTGACGACCCATATGAGGCACCAGACAGTGCAGATTTAGTCCTAGACACTGAAAACAAGTCTCTAGATGAGAGTGCTGCAGAAGTACTAGAATTTTTGAAATCTAAGAATCTAATCTAG
- a CDS encoding 3'(2'),5'-bisphosphate nucleotidase CysQ family protein: MISEFPFKSTIPELGKIIDGIEKAGEKILEVYETDFSTEKKDDDSPITQADIESNKILKEVLGETGITVLSEEDTDDKKRLSEEKVWIVDPLDGTTDFVNRTGEFTIMVGLVEKQKSVLGLIYWPIKKKMYLAESGKGAFCHNEEWKKIEVSMMSEIQNCHALVSRHHLSEREKKLLDEMEISVVTNIGSSLKVTEIASGDAEIYMTTTNKMKQWDTCASNCIISEAGGKMTDISGKEMVYNTESVNHENGILVTNGLIHQDALNAISRLDS, from the coding sequence ATGATTAGTGAATTCCCGTTTAAATCAACAATACCAGAATTGGGAAAAATTATTGATGGCATAGAAAAAGCTGGAGAGAAAATTCTCGAGGTTTATGAAACAGATTTTTCAACTGAAAAAAAGGATGACGATTCGCCAATCACTCAGGCAGATATTGAAAGTAATAAAATTTTGAAAGAGGTTTTGGGAGAAACGGGAATTACCGTATTATCTGAAGAAGATACAGATGACAAAAAAAGACTATCAGAAGAAAAGGTCTGGATAGTTGATCCATTAGATGGAACAACGGATTTTGTAAACAGAACAGGAGAGTTTACAATAATGGTAGGATTGGTGGAAAAACAAAAATCAGTTTTGGGTTTGATATATTGGCCTATCAAAAAGAAGATGTATTTGGCTGAATCCGGAAAAGGAGCATTTTGCCACAATGAGGAATGGAAGAAAATTGAGGTTTCAATGATGTCAGAAATACAGAATTGCCATGCGCTTGTAAGTAGACATCATCTTTCAGAAAGAGAGAAAAAGTTGTTAGATGAAATGGAGATTTCAGTTGTCACAAATATTGGAAGTTCTCTAAAAGTAACAGAGATTGCATCAGGAGATGCAGAAATTTACATGACAACTACAAACAAGATGAAACAATGGGATACCTGTGCCTCTAATTGTATAATTTCAGAGGCGGGTGGAAAAATGACTGACATTTCAGGCAAGGAAATGGTATACAATACGGAATCAGTAAATCATGAAAATGGGATATTAGTTACAAATGGATTAATTCATCAAGATGCACTAAATGCAATTTCTAGATTAGATTCTTAG
- a CDS encoding GtrA family protein codes for MTIEDGEKKGGLSLFAKHAVQFYIVGASGVLVNLGILYILTDIAGFWYVASQIIAISVSITTNFFFNRYWTFGSHVEDKKNSVMYIKFLIISAIGMAIQLGITVTLVESSAFYHMYGAGIGIAVASGINYVLNRRVTFGIKFKN; via the coding sequence ATGACGATAGAAGATGGAGAGAAGAAAGGCGGACTATCGTTATTTGCAAAACATGCAGTTCAATTTTACATTGTAGGCGCTAGCGGAGTTTTAGTAAATCTAGGTATTTTGTATATTCTAACAGATATTGCTGGCTTCTGGTATGTCGCATCACAAATTATAGCAATCTCAGTTTCAATTACTACAAATTTCTTTTTCAACAGATACTGGACGTTTGGCAGTCATGTAGAAGACAAAAAGAATTCTGTGATGTACATAAAATTTCTCATAATTAGCGCTATTGGAATGGCCATCCAATTGGGAATTACAGTCACCCTAGTCGAAAGTAGTGCATTTTACCACATGTATGGCGCAGGAATCGGAATTGCCGTAGCCAGCGGCATAAATTATGTCCTCAATAGAAGGGTCACCTTTGGGATAAAGTTCAAGAATTAA